A genomic stretch from Enterobacter oligotrophicus includes:
- the ydiK gene encoding AI-2E family transporter YdiK: MVNLRQPRDVAQILLSVLFLAIMIIACLWIVRPFVLGFAWAATVVVATWPLLLRLQTLLFGRRGLAVLVMTLLLFLLFIIPIALLVNSLVDSSGPIIRAVTSGDLTLPDLAWLNSIPVVGAKLYSGWHNLLEMGGSALMAKVRPYIGTTTTWFVGQAAHIGRFMMHCTLMLVFSALLYWRGEQVALGIRHFATRLAGKRGDAAVLLAAQAVRAVALGVVVTALVQAVLGGIGLAISGVPYATVFTVVMLMTCLAQLGPLLVLVPGIIWLYWTGDTTWGTVLLVWSCVVGTMDNVIRPILIRMGADLPLILILSGVIGGLIAFGMIGLFIGPVLLAVTWRLFSAWVHEVPPPGTDPDVILSELEELEDKNKQ, encoded by the coding sequence ATGGTCAATCTTCGTCAGCCCAGGGATGTTGCGCAAATTTTGCTGTCGGTGCTGTTTTTAGCCATCATGATTATTGCGTGTCTGTGGATTGTTCGCCCCTTCGTGCTCGGCTTTGCCTGGGCCGCGACCGTTGTCGTCGCCACCTGGCCCTTGCTGCTGCGTCTGCAGACGTTACTGTTTGGTCGTCGCGGGTTAGCGGTGCTGGTAATGACACTGCTGCTCTTCCTGCTGTTCATTATTCCGATTGCGCTGCTGGTGAACAGCCTGGTTGATTCCAGCGGCCCGATTATTCGTGCTGTTACCAGTGGCGACCTGACTCTGCCGGATCTCGCCTGGCTTAACAGCATTCCCGTCGTCGGGGCAAAACTCTACAGCGGCTGGCACAACCTGCTGGAGATGGGTGGCAGCGCCCTGATGGCAAAAGTGCGCCCCTATATCGGCACCACCACCACATGGTTTGTGGGACAGGCGGCGCATATTGGTCGCTTTATGATGCACTGTACGCTGATGCTGGTCTTCAGCGCCCTGCTGTACTGGCGTGGAGAGCAAGTTGCGCTGGGTATTCGTCATTTTGCAACACGTCTGGCGGGTAAACGTGGCGATGCCGCCGTCCTGCTGGCTGCACAGGCCGTGCGCGCGGTGGCCCTTGGCGTCGTGGTGACGGCACTGGTACAGGCGGTGCTGGGCGGTATCGGTCTCGCCATTTCAGGCGTGCCTTACGCAACCGTCTTTACCGTCGTGATGCTGATGACCTGTCTTGCGCAACTGGGGCCATTGCTGGTTCTGGTGCCGGGCATTATCTGGCTCTACTGGACAGGCGATACCACCTGGGGGACCGTCCTGCTGGTCTGGAGCTGCGTTGTCGGCACCATGGATAACGTGATTCGTCCGATACTGATCCGCATGGGGGCTGATTTGCCGCTGATCCTGATCCTCTCAGGCGTGATTGGCGGCTTAATCGCTTTTGGGATGATCGGTCTGTTTATTGGTCCGGTGCTGCTCGCCGTGACCTGGCGTCTGTTCTCTGCCTGGGTGCATGAAGTCCCACCACCGGGAACCGATCCGGACGTGATCCTCAGCGAGCTTGAAGAGCTGGAAGACAAGAACAAGCAGTAA